The DNA region GGGATTAGTTGATCAACGGAGCCGTCGCTGTTACGGTATTTGAAGCCGCTGTCTTTTACGACGGGAAGCCCCCCTGTATGGTACGTGAAACTCTCCGCTCTGGACGCAGCCTCTGAGTTTGCGGCTGCATCTGCAGATGCAGCGACGCGGGACAGTCTGCGCGGTTTACGCCCCCgatccttttcttctcttctatCGTTGGTGTACACCCAAGCAGCgggaaaagcagagaaccGTCGCCCTGCATGACGTGGAAACCCAGGCCTTCCAGGGCGCACATGCGTGGTTGCTCTCTATCGCAAGAATGACGTTCTGTTCTCCCAACAGGGCAAATGAGTTGGGGTAGTGTTTGCATCATTTCTGGCTGTTTGGTTCGCTTGCTTTACGGTAATCCGAAAAAGGTTGCTTGGTGACGTGGGGAGCGTGCCGCCTCTGCCGTAGCATTACGCGCCTAGAAAAAAAGGATGCCCATTCCCTTGATGCGGACCAGCTGTGATTTGTTGCTGGGGTATTAGAAAAGCCCTGCCTTTACACAGGATGCAGTACCGTCTTGTTGCGGGGGACAGAAAGTGTCCGCCGTGTGTTCTCATTATTCCTGGCCTTCGTTTGCATCGGCATGTGGTTTCATAAGACCACTGGCGGAACATTAGGAGTTGTAAATTTAGATCCCTGTATCGCAAATGCTCTGTGTCGTCAACTAAATATCGAATAGTGACACGTTTtcagcagaaaaaaggcaaattACAGTAGTCAAGTAAAATCGGCTTTGATATAGCTTGAAAGGAACGAAGATCATTCGCTGATGGCAAGCGCGTGACACAAATCACACGCCACGCTTTTTTAAGCAGAAGCAGAAGTAAAACGGTTGAagctctgtcttctttggCATCTTCGTATGCCAGGCTCCCGTGTAGTGAAGAGCAAGGAATACCCCATCGTCGGCACATTAATGTACCAGGAAAATTCTGGTTTGTGTGCTGTTGGCAAGGTCGCCTTCCGAACCGGCACCCCGGACAAGCTGCATTCTGGATGGAAACTTGAGAGGCTACCGCGAATTCCAGCTCTCCACGTTTGCAATACTTTCGGTGCCAGACACAGCCGTCGCCACAAACTTTTTTTCGGGGGCCTCTTCTGCCCCTAGATTTACCAACAGCACCTCGAAAGGATGAAAATTCAGACAGTGGAAGCAGACTTCGATGGCGTCGACTGCGTCAAAGCTTCAAGGCATGTTTCTGAACGTGCTCAGAAGCGACCACGGCCATGGGAATGCCGCACGGGtaagaaagacgaaaggaggGACAGACATGTGGAAGCTCCCGAGATCCCCAACTTTGTCCTGCTTACGTGCGGcatccgtttctctcctgaaTACGCTTTGGCCACCACTGACAAAGAATTTGACTCATTTCCCATGGTATTGTGGCTTGACAGCAATCGATCATACGATGCAAGCACCACCCGGCGCAAAACGCAGAAAGTTGTATATGTGCCTGTTTGTCTACTGTATCTGGAGGGATTGTATCTGAGGATATCGAAAGGCTCACCAGTAGACAAAAAGGATGACATCATTTCTGGACAGGACGTTGGCGGCGGTATCCGAATTCCACTGCCAGGGGAGGAGAGTGCCATCCGAAAACGGTTGAAACCTAAGGACCACATAACAACGAATTCCTCGCATTGCTGTTTTTCTGACGAGCAGGGGCGCTCTTTCCCTCAGGAGTTGGTGCTGTCCCGACAACGTTTCCTGCTGGACTGTTTGGATGGCCTCTAAGCAAGTCAATGCACAGATCCTCTTTCACAACATCCCCCGTTGCTGTCGCTTATGGgtcgtctccgcttcctccagCCGTTTCTTCTGGGAGAAAAGCATCCTTAAACTTACTGAACAAAGAACCCCAGCTTGAGGCGGTAACCCCCTGCGCGACCGAAGGGGCTGCTGCGTTGAGTTATTTTGGGTTGCCGATTCATAGAGCCCCGTATCAATTTTTAGGTCACCCGCTGCCTCAGAAAAAGGAATTTCTACCTCGCACAGACGGGAAGCTTTCGCCAGAACAGCGTCTTAACAACCATGGTGGCGGGGTCACAGTTGCTGGGGGACTACTCTCCGACTTGGCGTATAATGCAGCACTGCTCAGAGGGTCAGCGAAACCACCGGGAAGTCCCAGACGTCTCGTATCTCCTCGACCATTCAGCAGAAACCTTATTATAAGGCCACAGGAAGTGTCCTGTAAGCACCACTTGCCATCgatctctcctctccaagAGAAAGGGCATCTAAAAGCGCCGACTCATAAGAAGACTTTCCTGAGGAGGTCGGCCGGCAGCAACGACGTCACGCATATCCGCTTTGAGACAccagacagcagaggcggTACCGTTGGGGACGATTTCCATGTCTCCATGCCAAACCTTTCCCAAGAACCGAAGAATATTTCACAACTTCTACCCTCCCTGCAAAACGCTATGGCTTATCTTGCCTTGACTCGCTTCCCCACGGGACCACCTAACGTACAACAAGGGTACTTTCTTCCCCCCCTAGCACCTCAGTTTGCCGGTCGAATGACTCTCGTCTTGGGTGAGATGCACAGTTGTTTCCTCAATGAAGTCAACGAGGTCCACATTTCGTTGGCATGCCGgaacagagggaaacgaatTCATTCCCCTATTCCGCCGTACATTGCATGACCCACAGAAAATATCGCGCTTATCACAGAAGTACACTTCCGCCACAACAGCTATGTCCCGTACCATGATGCACTCCATTGTATCCTGACCCTGAAAACAGTCATCAGCAGCAACTCGTTGACAAGCAATAATTCGGGTTTCGGGAGTGTCTGTGGCGTACGTCCATTTAAATAGATTGAGCGCAACAAACACAGATTCCGTCGCCTTACCTGTGGGATACTGTGAAGTCGCAATCAAGGAGTGCAAATGCGACACTGGAGAAGACCCGCCTTGCTGCTTCCGAAAGCGGTTACATGCCTCACCTTGAGCAGAGAAGACCCAGAGTTGGCAGCAACTGAAAATGCCCCGCTCTTCTCACCCGCGACATGAAACTCACAGTTGTCAATGATGCACGTCATCGTCTTAATGGATACACAACCTCCTTCCTAAACTGGAAACTAGTAGCTCTCCCAGCAAACTCTGACCTTCGTCCGAAGGTGCCTCCACACTAGTAAAGTTCCTGTTTTCTGGGAGGGTAAAACTATCAGGGCTGCGAACGGTACATGCTTAAGGCGGTGTAGAAAGGAGTGTCCGTTTCCCTGCGCTGTGTGAGGCTGCTTTCTGCAGATATGGATGAGACTCTGATGCACTGTGCGATACACCCGCTTAAGAAAGAACCGGCTTTTCTTGTTCGGTTTTCCGATACCAATCTCCTGGTACGTAGGCAACTTGGCAGTTGCCTGTTCGTGCTCTCGTGGCAGGTTGGCAACAGAAGTAGGGGGTTTCCACCACACCAAGGGAAACGGAGTGAAGCCTGTGGATGGTGCGCAGACACTCTACGTTAAAATCCAGGTGAAGGGAGACCAAATCTTATTCTTGGGACTTTTGTGTGAAATAACACCTCAGGGACATGTTTATGTTCGACCGTACACGAAGGTCTTCCTTGACTTAGCGTCGCAGATATGCGAAATTGTCGTCTTCACTGCCAGCACGCAATCCTACGCTGATCAGGTACGAAAATGCTTTTGACCACTCCGAGTTTCCTCCTCCTGTGCTAGTCGCACGCAATCATTCTAAAAACAGCCTCGACGTGTACAGGCACCATcttcgcgagaaggaagcacgAAGCTGGCGAGCCCAAAGCTGTGGATGATTGCACGATTAGACGGCGCGTTGCTGAGCGCTTCCTTTCCTAGTTCTGAGACATGTTGTCTCTTATCTGTCCACTGCACTGCAGGTCCTCGCCCACCTCGATCCAGACCGTCGCTTAGTCCATCACCGCCTTTACCGTCAGCACTGCACCATGATTAATGGCGGCTATGTCAAGGaccttcgccttctggggCGCGACGTTTCGCGGGTGATTCTGGCCGATAATTCGCCAATCAGCATGGCGCTGCAGCCCGATAACGGCGTCCTTGTCTCTAGTTGGACAAATGACGATCGCGACAGCGAACTCATGGATCTTCTCGTTCTTGTTCAGGTATCGCCGGCGCTCCCCCACCCTTG from Neospora caninum Liverpool complete genome, chromosome VIIb includes:
- a CDS encoding Zgc:77714, related, with product MHRSSFTTSPVAVAYGSSPLPPAVSSGRKASLNLLNKEPQLEAVTPCATEGAAALSYFGLPIHRAPYQFLGHPLPQKKEFLPRTDGKLSPEQRLNNHGGGVTVAGGLLSDLAYNAALLRGSAKPPGSPRRLVSPRPFSRNLIIRPQEVSCKHHLPSISPLQEKGHLKAPTHKKTFLRRSAGSNDVTHIRFETPDSRGGTVGDDFHVSMPNLSQEPKNISQLLPSLQNAMAYLALTRFPTGPPNVQQGYFLPPLAPQFAGRMTLVLGEMHSCFLNEVNEIPSPYLWDTVKSQSRSANATLEKTRLAASESGYMPHLEQRRPRTLMHCAIHPLKKEPAFLVRFSDTNLLGHVYVRPYTKVFLDLASQICEIVVFTASTQSYADQVLAHLDPDRRLVHHRLYRQHCTMINGGYVKDLRLLGRDVSRVILADNSPISMALQPDNGVLVSSWTNDDRDSELMDLLVLVQHLAELENVPKYLRERYSLRAWINGHRQAVGPL